A region of the Anolis carolinensis isolate JA03-04 chromosome 1, rAnoCar3.1.pri, whole genome shotgun sequence genome:
ggccacatgacctggagatgtctatggacatttagaaatggagatgagcaccaacccccagagttcgtcaggactggacttaacttcaggggaaacctttacctttatagtgtGTGGGTTGTGTTTCTCCATCAGTTTCCCTatgaggtcagtggttcccttggtgtatggtaagaacactttccctctggGGTGGATCTTTGTTTGAGCATAGCATTTGCtcgattttctttgtgggtctgtagacagtttgtagattgtgtttctccatcagcttccctatgaggTCAGTAGTTCCCCtggtgtatggtaagaacacttttcctctggggtGGATCTTTgagcatagcatttgttggattttcttagtaggtctgtagatagtgtgtaggtcagtagttcccttggtGTATATATggcaagaacacctttcctctggggtGGATCTTTGAGCGTAGCATTTGCtcgattttcttagtgggtctgtagacagtttttagGTTGTGTTTCTCCATCAGCTTCCGTTGGAGGTCAGTGGTCCCCTTGGtgtatggtaaggacactttCCCTCTGGGTCTGGTGGCCTTGCAGCTGTCTGTGGTgaagtctgtggtggagtctccactGGCCTGGAGAGCGCAGTTGGGGTGGTTcggttcaccttggaggaggtaggGTTGGTCATCTCTTGGAGAGTTTTGAAAGTCTGGGAGggtatgagcaaacttgggccctccaggtgttttggactccaactcccgcaattcctaacagcctaccggctgttaggaattgcgggagttggagtccaaaacacctggagggcccaagtttgctcatgccccCCTCTCTTCTCTGTGCTTTCTTCCCGTGGTCACTGTGCTTGGCTTTTCCccctggctgctgcttctcctcctcctcctcctgctgccacTCGGCGTGCGCCTCCTGCCTGGGATTGCagcccactcctcctcctcctcttctccctgcGCGCCGGCCATTGGcttgccctgctgctgctgcttcctccgccggcctgcctgcctggctgcctccccttcctcctcctcctcttcttcttccccgccgctctttctttctctctctccctccctccctcctcctttctctctcttctgggGCTCCTGCCCTGCCTGTCCATCCCCCGCGGAGTGTCCGTCCACTGGCGTGGCGCGCTGCTCGCTCCTTTCCCCCgcgtttgctccctcctctccctccctctctgggctcccgccttctcctcctcctcctcctcctcctcctcgccctgCCCATGTTTTGTATGTCTGTGTCCATCCAGGCGCTTGACGTTCAAGTTCGTCGGGAACGTCACGTCCGCACTTGAACTTGCAGCTCAGGGGggcttttgccattttttccccctctccgtctctctctctctctctccccggcacaagggaggaaaaaaagaaagaaacaaggaggaaaagaaaagccAAGCCATGCCTGCTCTTCTCCCACCTCTCCCAcctctcccaccaccaccaccattcatCTTCCCCGCGCcatctttgtattattatttctaatttatttttggATGTCAAAGGCGCTCGGTGGAGAGCTCGGCCGCCTTCCCgatgtgaggaggaggaggagggcgagccgaggaggaagaagaggaagaagccgCCGCTGCTCCTCCTGCTTCTGCTGCTCCTTCTCCAACCACGCCGCTCCTTCTCCAACGCCGAGATGTCTCGCCGCAAGCAAGGCAAGCCGCAGCACTTAAGCAAGCGGGGATTCTCACGTAAGTCAAGGCGAGAGAAGGGCAAGCACTCcctcatcccttccttccttccctcttttccttcttccctgccTGGCTTCCCACCTGGAATCCCACGCGCGCTCCAAGAAAAAACCCGCTCCATTCATTCATTCCCAAACCCGACTTCTCCCAAGTTTCCTCCAGCTCCAAACAACTCCCCAAAACTCCATATTATTTTGAGGATCCTCGGCTTACTTTTCGGAGCAGACCTtgcctggtttcctcctttccttcgcGCTCTGAAAAAGTTCAACCTCTTCTCTTTCCTCTGTTCAGTTCTcattcctttccccccctttgTCACCCCTTTTTCTTTGGATCTCTTTTTTCCTCTGCGCGCAAAAAGGAGTCGCGCTcttggaaggaaagaaagcaagaaagcaacCAAGGCGCGGGGCTTGGAGGCGCGTTGAGACTAAgatgagtgtgtgtttgtgtatatagtgTGCATCAGTCCTCCCCCCCCTTCTTTGTCACCCCATTGATTCGGCGCCTTTGGATTCCGGATCTCTCTCATTCTGTGCGCGCAAAAAGGAGTCGCGCTCTTGGATAGCAAGCAAGGCGCGGGGTTTGGAGGCGCGTTGAGACTTAAgaggggtgtgtgtatgtgtgctttgTGTGTGTATAGTGTGTACCCCGGCTTGAAGGGCGGCGGGGAAGGGTCTtggggagagaggagagaggcCAGAGaatgaatggaaggaaggaagggccccccctttctttcctttgcgCCCCAAACTTGGGCAcagaaagagaaacaaaacaaaacttggcTTTGGCATTGCGTCCAGCTCCAACCATCTCCCCCCAAATGACAACCAGTTTGCGCTTTGAGAGAGggattccccttcttcttctctccccccctctctttttGGAAGGTTTTCAAGAGTGGAAGTGGATTTGGattgggggagagagaaaaatctaTCTCGTGCGCGGCGTTGTTTACAAGGGCGCCCGCGTGTGCGGCGGAGCGGCTGCCAGGAAAACAGAGAGCGGCGTCTCCattggggaggaaggagaaagggaaggagaaagaagggaagaaagaaataaaggaaggggagaagaagCAGAGACGCTGCTGGGAGGAAAGCTAGAGGTGGCTTTGCCCCCCAGATCTATCTTTCTCTCTGTCCAGGAGAAAAAAGCAAGAAACAAttgcacatgcatacacacacaccccctcAAGCCTGAAATATGGCTgcttgcttttctctctctctttctctctctctcgccaaCACAAAAGGGAGATGGAGGGTCGTAGGAAGGAAGGCGGGTGGGTGAGAGAGGTGGCttggggggagagagggagaaagagagagagaggaaggaatgaACCGTCCAAGGGTTTGCAAAAGGGTCTGAGCAAAGCAAAGGGGGAAATATTCGCGCGCGCCTCTCTTCTTTGGAGGGAAAAGGAAGCCCCTGCAAAGTTTCCTAAAAGCCCAGCTTTTGACATTTTTCTGTCCCCAACAGTTTCCACccctccccttctcttcttccccccGATAACCCCAAACCTCTGTTGCAATGCAAAAGGAGAAgacgaaaaaaaaaagtcattgtTTGCATTCGGGTCAATTTGAAATCTCTCTCTTCACCAAAAAGCATTCCCAGTTTGGATGTAAAGTTAATACAAAACAAGCCCTCCTCAGCGTTATTATTTCATTCTATCTCCCCTTACTCTATTTTTTCCCCACTCTTTCCTTCGTTCTTCTCTTCGTGGCTGCTTTTTTCTTGCTTTGCTTTTTGGTAAGCACAAAAAAAGCCCGGCATGTTGTGTGTGTTGCAACATAAAACGGCCACACTTTTCTTCTGTAGGGCAGTGTTATCGCTTTCCAAACACGTTGCGAGATCCTTTCGCCCGCCTTTCCTTCCAACTGATAGCCTGGCTTGACTTATCTCAGGCAGACCTATTTTGGGGGGATtgcattttttggggggagggtgtcAGCTTTGTAGTTTCCACCTTGAGACCCAGAAATTAGATTTCTATTTCGAGTTAAAACCATACGAACTGTCTTCTCCATCCTCCTAAAATAATCTTAGAGATCTAACAGTTAAAACACAGGGTCGCTGTGAGTTTGCCGGGCTgtctggcaatgttccagaagcattctttcctgacgtttcacccacatctgtggcaggcatcctcagaggtaatgaggtgtgttggaaactaggcaaactaATGGAGtttgtgtatctgtggaataatgtttagggtgggagaaagaatccttgtctgtttgaggcaggtgtgaatgtttcaattggccaccttgattagcattggatagcctttcagcttcaaggtctggttgcttactccctgggggaatcctttgttgggaggtgttagctggccctgaggtatgacacagatatataaacgtgaagtttttttttaaaaaaacaataaggtAGAGATACCTGGGGATGTGTTAGAGAATCCTTAGTGTTGCCACATATTTTGACAAATGCACCTTTCCTGTCTCTTGATTCTGAACTTTGGAGTTCAAGGGTGGGAAAAGGAAAGattgtgtgtctgtatgtgtgtgtttttttcgtTGTGGGGGTGAGTTGGGTTAAAACAATTCAATTCCTggttctttaatatatatatactgtatattatatatatctgcTGGTAGCCACTAGGAGGCAGAGTGAGATCAAAAAAAGCAAGTGCCCGTGAACTTGAATCTGATCAGTTTCACTCACATCTTTGAATGTTCTACATTTCCCCCctttggaagaggaaggaaggaggggtcaGGGAGGTGTGTGTTTGTGCAACACACCCCTGTGTATAGAGCCCCGGGCCCTTCTCCCTGGCCCCTCGTCTTGTCATCACACCCTCCTGCTTTGGTCTTACTTCAGTATGATAATGTGTTGCTGGAAATACCCCCCAAACATCCATAatattgggtttctgtgagttttccgggctgtctggccatgttccagaagcattctttcctgacctttctcccacatctatggcaggcatcctttgaggttgtgaggtctgttgaagactaggcaagtgaggtttatacatctgtggaaggtccagagtgggagaaagaacccttgtcttttggaggcaagtgtgaatgatccACAATATAATCCACAGTCTTTATGTCGTATTAGCCCTTTCTGGACGTGTGTTTTCCACATGGAATATTTATTTCGGTTGAAACTTTCCTTCTTGTGATCTCTCTCGACTCTCTTGTTGGCTGGAAAGAAACAACTTAAAAAAAAGATGTTCGGGAGCATTAACAGCATCCTTCGTATTTCTGCTTTAAGACATTTTCTAAAAAATGCCAAGCTAATATATGTGAAGGCAAAGCAAGTCATGTGGGATAGAAATCTTCATCCAGTGCTAATATTGGCTCATAATATACCTATATCTGACTTATCTTTTTGAGGCATGCATCTTAAAGCACTGCAAAGGTGCCACAACTCGAATAGTTTTCTGAtgatctcttttctttttaattctttgACTAGAAAAATATCTTGGTTTTGTTTGGGTAGGTTGATAGGAATCTGCTCTGTCTTCCAGGGGACTCACAGGTCAACGCTCATTTTGAAAATCctactattattattctttattgttattattaaaaaaaagaaaatagatggGAAAAAATTCATTCAAAGAGGGCCAGAAGATTCCTTGACTTGGTTTGCACGTGTTTGGAGATGTTGGAGATGTGGTTTCCCTGCCTAAGCTGTTCCACCCAACAACCCCCTCCCCAttgtattctcatcttcttcccagGTTCACTTCCACATTTCCTTTCACCTCAGAGCTTTTGCCCTGTTCCTTCCCGTTCTTTCTTCCCCCTCTGCTTTTGAATCCATCCTCTCCTGCCCCTCGGCATAGCTTCCACTCCTTTCTTTTATTTCAGCCTTGGTTAGAATTGGAGGCAAACTTGAAACTGGGCTGTAGAAGATCTCATCATCCACTCCCTGCCATTTAGTACATTTATTAAAAAGACATTTCGGGTCTCTGTTTTGATTTACCTCCTCTCTTTAGCAGATGAGCCTAAAGAGATTCCTTGCAAATCCAGGTTCTTAATAAATATGCAAGATGCATTTACTTACCTGGAAAGTGCCACCCTCTTGGTTCTCCCACCTCATTCTTCCCTCCTTTAGATACAAATCTGTGGCAATATTCAGGTTTTATTTTTGAACGTAAGCTCCTTCTATCCTAACTCATTTAAGCTTTCTATCTTTTAATTGACCCTAGAAAGATTAGGTTGAAATACCTATGTTTCTTAAGAAGTGGATTGATTTGAGCAGAATGATCAAAGTATATACCTATTAGACACAAAATGTTCTACTGTATGTAGacaaggagcagcagcagcaacaacaacaataataaaaaaatattgtattgtgcaCTTAGGTTTAAATAATAGTGATAGTATTTTGCTCATGCTGTCTATtccttcaggagcagcagcagcaacaacaataattaaaaagTATTGTATTGTGTACTTAGGTTTACATAATAGTGATAGTATTTTGCTCATGCTATCTCTTCCTTAAGAAACGGGCACGCCAGTCCTCTTTCATACGCTGCCTTTTCATTCTTCTTAATTAGCAATAATTTATGTTAAGAGCACTGAAAAAAATGTGGAGGgcacgtttttttaaaaaatatctgtaCATTTGAATACCTTGTTATATTCAAGAACTTTGCCTCATATAAAATTAATTGGTTGAAATGCGGAGGTATAATCATCAACAGTGCTTTGGAGTTGCCACTTGATTTGCTAGTTTTGGATGAGAATCCAACAACTCAGTTGCACAGGACTTCACgaaatctctctctcacacactctctctctgttCTGCTGACCATTGTTTAACATGACTTTTAACGGCATGGGAAAAGGTTCTGCCTTTGCTTTGCTACACCATATTACCGATTTCAAAAACATTATCAGGCCCAAAATATTTCAGTTTGCCTAATTCCAAGGCAGGAGGTTGTGTTTatggagaaaaataattgttCTGATATTTTTAAGCTCCTAAGTTCGTGTTTTTTGAACAAAGTTTAATTTTTTTGTGGGGGTTGAACCTGCTGGCACAAGTGAGAGTCTTTGCCCCTTTTTTCAAAGTACATTGTGACAGTCATTCCCccagaaaaggaggaaaatgtaCATGTTATAGCTGCATCCTTAATCTTTCCTCTTTCGGGTTATTAACCACTAATATACATGTTCGTGTCAATGCGTAATCTTTGGTTAAGGGATCTTAAAGAATCCTGCCCCCCTGCAGAAAATAACCTTCCTGTTTCAGTAACACACCTTACCTTAATTTGGGAGTAATCATGGAATGCAAGAAATTAGAGAATACATAGAATTATAAAACTGTTCTGTTTAGAATCAGGCTGCCGAACCGATCTCttaaaatactgtattattattctgcaCATTTGGCAATTGCTCCAATCCCTCACCCTTTAAATATTATGCCTAGATTGGACCCAAATAATGTTAATGTGatatgcctatatatatatatatatatatatatatatatatatatatatatatatatatgctttatcAAAATCTGTTCCAATATGGCACAGACAAATTAAAATCTATTTTTTGATTCTCAGTGGCTTTAAGTTCATTAAATGTGAAATTGGTCACATGCTAAAGAAGGTCATGCTGATTAACTGTTGGGGTGTTTCGTCCTGCTATACATTTATGAAGGAGCTGCTCTTGATATTTTGCAAAGATGCTATTTTCGTGTTCGTGTGTAATAATTGGCACTAGGTGGGAGCTATTAGGGAAATTACACCTGAGGATGAtgtttttccctccttctttccttctgtctctgGAAGGGTGAGATCCTGAATGCTAGGTGGCTTTTTTTGCCAAGATAAGTCAACAGAAACATATCTCTCCCCCACCTCAAAAAACCTGTGCCTTGTTAAACTATCCACTGGCAACAGTATGTGCAGAAACAGACTCTTAATGGAGTTTTCTGGACCTCGTACAGGAAATTAATCATCTCTGACAACATTAGGAAAGGTACTTGAAATTTAAAGAAAGGGCTTACCATTCTAGTTATGAAAGGTAGAAGGTAGTTGTCTTTATATTGGCTTTTCCCTTATGGAGGCCACCAATCATCTATTCTGAATGAATCAAGAATTCGTTTCTTAGGGAAGCGGAGAGGAAAAAGGCGACCCACCTAAGGCTAATTGGCTCATTTTCTAAGAGCTTTGGACCCTTTTTAATTTTCTCAAAAATTGTAACCAGGGATTGGCATTAAACGGGAGGTGTATATCTTTATTTTCtggctgaaaaaaaatctgtggtgAAAACAAATAGCAcacattttgtttgcttttggagAACTGTTGTGGGAAATTCTTGTGCATGCCCCAGTATGCGTATGGCACAGAAACatacctgttttttaaaaattaaggggCACATCAAGTGCTATGTACTAGCTGTCAGAAGAAGCCCTTTTCCTAATCTTACGATATTACTACTTATGTTTTTGTATGCACGCACATGCTTGCTTATGCATACCTGCACACGAAAGCAGCGAATCCATTCCAAATATGTGATACTTGCAAGGATAAAATAAACATGCCTGCAGATCTGGCAAAGGGCCGTGTGTATAGTGACAAAACCAAAGCACAGCTTTTCTAGCCTCCTTTTCTGacagcattaaaaaaacaatataatcCTCTCTTGTGTTTTTATTCCATTCACTTTTTTATAAAAGCAGATTTGCCTAGGCCCTCTGAAgaaacagtgtgtgtgtgagacagagaaagagaggagaatGTGAGGTTCACATCTTCTGAGTTACTCATATTATTATagctggttttctttttaaagataggAAGCAATGCATGCCATGGCTGATAAGTTCGTTTTCCTGTCGAAATGACAACACACTACAAAAAAGGGAAGCTCTCTTGCTGTCTTGAGGGGGGATTGCATTGGCTTAATCTTGTTTGCCTTTAAAATAataccaatattttttaaaaaggaagagaaatttAAATTAGAACTGCAGTTAATGCCTTTTATTGTACGGGAAAGGTCTGAATGGTATTAACTAAGGGAATGTTTCTTGTTCTTTCAAAACCCAGTAGAACCTAATTTATTTTCCAACTCTGTGTTGGCCCAGAGGTGAGGCCCTCATAATTTGTCAACAAGCTTAATTTTTGGAAAGGTTTGTCGTCATCCTCCCGCCGTGTAAGAATTAGGACACATCATTCTGGTACCCCCTTTCTGCAGTTATTACGTTGTCTGTTCTCTCAGATTTCTGACTGTTGCCTTCTTCATTCTCCTTTCCCCCGTTGCAGCCGAACCTATCGAAGCCATTCTTACGGATGAGGAACCAGACCACGGTACATTGGGAGCTCCAGAAGGGGACCACGACCTCCTTACCTGTGGCCAGTGTCAGATGAACTTCCCGTTGGGGGACATCCTTATTTTTATTGAGCACAAACGGAAGCAATGCAATGGCATTCTTTGCCTAGAGAAGGTTGTGGATAAGCCCCCATCACCCTCGCCGAGCGAGCTGCGGAAACCATCCAATCCTGTGGAGGTTGGCATCCAGGTCACGCCTGAAGATGACGATTGTTTGTCAACGTCATCTAGAGGAATTTGCCCTAAACAGGAACATATAGCAGGTAAATCAAAGtgattggggtggggtgggggacagTTTTGGGTGGAGTGGAGAAGAAGCTGTGTAACGAGTAGGGACTGCCCATTGGGAAGCTTGTGTTTCTGACAGAAGGCCCATTTTCCTGAAATTTCAGTCTGCCAGGTTGAGTTTGAAGTGTTTTCTGTTTATatttaaacacatacacacagacacaatcATATATATAATTTTGTCTTGATGATCAGTAGAATCACAAGACTTGTGGACCTGTGTCATACCCCGAGTAAGAGCCTGTTCTCTTTTCATGTTtgccacattccatgcatttcctTTTGATTTTTCCCTGGCCCAGGGGCAGTCAGCTGAAGCAGGAAGGTTGTAGAGGAGGACTAGGCTTCTCTCCCTGCTGCCAGTTCCCTCTCTTGTATAGAGATGTTCTTATGTGTTTCCTTCCTATTTACATGTGGGTAAAAATAGCAAGGCATcaggtttttttgtgttttcatGTGGCCACACTGGTGTTACACTAGAGTTTTCCTGCAAGTAGATCTGGCAGATATTATAATCAGATGCATATCTCTACACATTCAAGATACATGTGCTGGAGCGCAGTTTATTGGCACATGTTTTGGCAGATCTGTGGGTCTTGTTGTGCATTATGCTTTTGTTGGGGAATCTGAACcgttaggctcaaaaataaccctcagttggggtgattctaccataaatatagcagattATAGAactaaacttcataaccagcagaaacttatgtgTGGTGAAACTGGGATAAGCTTCTATTCTTAGGATGGCACAGGATTGTAGAGTCAGAACTTTAGATTCAAAAATATTCAttgaagtaaaataaatacattctagATAGAAAAGTTCTTGGAGCTAGCTAGCTTGCTAAGTCTCATGTTCTAAGAAAGGTAAAAAggggaaaatgttaaaaatatccatgcagctccattttgcctagagagaggaagaaaaggcaGAAGACTGGAAATGATGAGGACCACATGGTCAACCCAGGGCAGTAAAACGGAAGAGGAAGTTCTGACAGAAATCCCATTGCTGTATCATCAAAGGGGGGtggagacagtggctagcaggaggaggaaagacaaaGCCCGTTCTGAGAAagcatgcataggaatttggGGGGGAGGAACCCCTCAGCCTTATCCTAtctctagctactcattgagatCTGGAAGACTGATGACACAAGAGACTTCTGCAGTCCAGGGATAAAACCCAATAGTTTTTAACCGTATGAACCACGTGTACGGGTCCTGTACAAACCCGACTTCTTTGCAAAGCTTAAAACATACTGTGGGATCAGCTCTGCCTCTTGCTTCTGCCTCAGTCTTTCTTGTGATTCCTTGGACCCTGAAGTCCACTGTTTCCCTTGTGCCCGCTTTCTTGAGTCCAACAGATCCTTGAGAAATTAAAGCTCTGGTTTTCTGGTTGGCACCCATTCCCAAGCCTGTGCTTCATTAGTACCAGTTTGTCAAAGCAAGGATGGGGAAAACTACCCCCTGAAACCTTTATATGCAGGTAAAACTTCTGCTTGATTACATGGGTCTAAGTCAGCGTTTCTCAATCTGAGGGTCAGGGCCCCTGGGGGTGtcacaaaggggggggggcgtCAGAggtgtcaccaaagaccatcagaaaacacacatttctgatagtcttaggaacccctttgctagagaaggctgaagatctcttcgCCTGTGCTTCTCTTTGGGTGTactaggtatttgtgccaaatttggtccagtgaatgaaaatacatcctgcatatcagatatttacaataCAAGTATcaaaattatgaagtagcaacggaaataattttgtggttgggggtcaccacaacacaaGAAACTGTATtcaggggtcgcggcattaggaaggttgggaaccactggtctaagtgcACAATTCCTTGTGGGGGACCAAAGACCCCAGAATGCAGCATGCCAGCTGAAGACTTTAAACTGCACTTTTGCTTATGCTTTGTAGAACTGATTgcatagtcttttgtaattttaatttcttgcagacacagactggggggaggaagaggaggggaagaaagggttaacaccccctcatctctctctctctttctgtctgtctctccctctgtctttctctctcttctgccaCCATCCATTTTGGTTGTCACTGTGTGGGTTGTAATTAAAGGCAGCCCCCTCAGCTAAGTGACACGGCTGACCTTGACTTTAAGATGCCATTTCGACTGCCCAGGCCAGGAGAGAGAGGGCACTGTCTGAAGCACATAGGGCTGGCTTATTCGAAAAGTTTAAGGGCACGTTGGAAATTTCAAAAGGTTGGCTTGACAGAGGAGGAGGCTGCTCTCCTGCAATTCTTGCCTCCTCAGCCAAATGATAAATGTTCGCCCTGTGCTGTCTCTTGTCTCTGATGTGGTTTTGACAGATGTATCTTGATTTTCTTCTGTGGCTTTACATCCCCCACATGTCACCCATACAAATGTCCGAGGCGGATTGGCTTTTCGGGCACGGTGGCGCAGActcctctctctcgctctctcaat
Encoded here:
- the bcl11a gene encoding B-cell lymphoma/leukemia 11A isoform X5, coding for MSRRKQGKPQHLSKRGFSPEPIEAILTDEEPDHGTLGAPEGDHDLLTCGQCQMNFPLGDILIFIEHKRKQCNGILCLEKVVDKPPSPSPSELRKPSNPVEVGIQVTPEDDDCLSTSSRGICPKQEHIAGKDEPSSYTCTTCKQPFNSAWFLLQHAQNTHGLRIYLESEHGSPLTPRVGVVPRGLLMHGRFRMGAQGRLSSERM